The proteins below come from a single Campylobacter sp. CCUG 57310 genomic window:
- a CDS encoding OmpA family protein, whose translation MNKFLNLTLIFAIALVLSACTNKSMVQNETIENKKPLTIFVLDTSSAINQTDAYMQSLKDIVLKTDGNKTNLSLVNFSGSCKADVQIYPTADMQKFIASTENINFGGKSALSKAISKANSLAKNSQTQVNLIIIGSSHDTCNSKNTRVQIDKLARDNSNLAINSFVIGYKVNLKTRNELKNLTLGNGVYIDARDIEDLSSSLNSIVSRLNISKHSWNDKVYNFDINFDNAKYEIKDEFKDKIKEFATYLIQTEKSADIQGHTDNTGNKKRNKILSKKRADAVKHELIKLGVNENKLSSTGYGSDRPKFKNNTKENRYKNRRVEAHIR comes from the coding sequence ATGAATAAATTTCTAAATCTTACACTTATTTTTGCTATCGCACTAGTTTTGAGCGCTTGCACAAATAAATCAATGGTCCAAAATGAAACCATAGAAAATAAAAAACCGCTTACGATATTTGTATTGGATACATCAAGTGCCATAAATCAAACAGATGCTTATATGCAAAGTTTAAAAGATATCGTATTAAAAACAGATGGCAATAAAACAAATTTAAGTCTTGTAAATTTTAGCGGCTCTTGTAAAGCGGATGTACAAATTTATCCTACTGCCGATATGCAAAAATTTATAGCCTCAACAGAAAATATAAATTTTGGCGGCAAATCAGCGCTTTCAAAAGCCATCTCAAAAGCAAATTCGTTAGCCAAAAACTCACAAACACAAGTAAATCTTATCATTATCGGCTCTAGTCATGATACTTGCAACAGCAAAAACACAAGAGTACAAATCGATAAACTTGCAAGAGACAACTCAAATTTAGCAATAAACTCTTTTGTTATAGGCTACAAAGTAAATTTAAAGACTAGAAATGAGCTTAAAAATTTAACATTAGGCAACGGAGTATACATCGATGCAAGAGATATTGAAGATCTTTCTTCTTCTCTAAATTCTATCGTCTCAAGGCTTAACATATCAAAACATAGCTGGAACGATAAAGTATATAATTTCGATATAAATTTTGACAATGCAAAATATGAGATTAAAGATGAATTTAAAGATAAAATTAAGGAATTTGCAACTTACTTAATACAAACAGAAAAAAGTGCAGATATCCAAGGTCATACGGATAATACCGGAAATAAAAAACGCAATAAAATACTTTCCAAAAAACGAGCCGATGCCGTCAAACATGAACTGATTAAGCTGGGTGTAAACGAAAACAAATTAAGCTCAACAGGATACGGAAGCGATAGGCCGAAATTCAAAAACAACACAAAAGAAAA
- the msrB gene encoding peptide-methionine (R)-S-oxide reductase MsrB: MGNKTIVLAGGCFWGTEAYLKQLPGVKDTYVAYANSKVPNPSYQQVSYGNTNAAEAVYVEYDEYVIDLPHLLKYFFYTIDPTSLNKQGNDRGTQYRTGIYFTDPKDEAEILAFIKEKQKEYSKPIVVEVMALQNISKAEEYHQDYLTKNPNGYCHVTFESLPPKDAVLSSKKKEAKMDMDKLKSYQNKNDAQLKSELSDLSYDVVKNSATERPFTSELNDEKREGIFVDITNGQPLFSSYDKFNSGSGWPSFTKPIDGSLLGEVADNSYGMRRVEVRTSLSDSHLGHVFDDGPRDKGGLRYCINGAALKFIPKEDMEKEGYGYLIPYLNEQAKAAK; encoded by the coding sequence ATGGGAAATAAAACTATAGTTTTAGCGGGAGGGTGCTTCTGGGGGACGGAGGCTTATCTTAAGCAGCTCCCAGGAGTCAAAGATACGTATGTCGCTTATGCAAATTCAAAAGTGCCAAATCCAAGCTATCAGCAAGTAAGCTACGGCAACACAAATGCAGCCGAAGCCGTATATGTCGAGTATGATGAGTATGTTATCGATTTGCCGCATTTGCTTAAGTATTTTTTCTATACGATTGATCCGACTAGCTTAAATAAGCAGGGAAATGATCGCGGAACTCAGTACAGAACGGGAATTTACTTTACCGATCCAAAGGATGAGGCTGAAATTTTAGCTTTTATAAAAGAAAAGCAAAAAGAGTATAGCAAACCTATAGTTGTCGAGGTTATGGCGCTACAAAACATCAGCAAAGCAGAGGAGTATCATCAAGACTACCTAACTAAAAATCCAAACGGATACTGCCACGTGACATTTGAGAGCTTACCTCCAAAAGACGCGGTGCTAAGCAGTAAAAAGAAAGAAGCGAAAATGGATATGGATAAGCTAAAAAGTTATCAAAATAAAAACGATGCACAGCTTAAAAGCGAGCTTAGCGATCTGTCTTACGACGTAGTTAAAAACTCGGCTACAGAAAGGCCTTTTACGAGCGAACTAAATGATGAAAAAAGGGAAGGGATATTTGTAGATATAACTAACGGACAGCCGCTATTTTCATCTTATGATAAATTCAATTCAGGTTCGGGCTGGCCAAGCTTTACCAAGCCGATAGACGGCTCTTTGCTTGGCGAAGTGGCTGATAATAGCTACGGCATGCGAAGGGTTGAAGTGCGCACCAGTCTTTCTGATTCGCACCTTGGGCATGTTTTTGACGACGGTCCAAGAGATAAGGGTGGTCTAAGATACTGCATCAACGGCGCTGCACTTAAATTTATCCCAAAAGAGGATATGGAAAAAGAGGGCTATGGCTACTTGATACCGTATCTTAACGAGCAAGCTAAGGCTGCAAAATAG
- a CDS encoding OsmC family protein, with the protein MIKTIKCRTVAKGKFRHENYIRNLPPYIVDEPPTLLGEDTALNPSEAVLAALGSCVAVGIHANAVDQDIVIANLEVLVEGDLNITAVWGTGDLSDKPLGMTDVRLKINLSTNKDEATNKALIDKAIKYSPVVNTLLRNVNVKVD; encoded by the coding sequence GTGATAAAAACCATAAAATGTCGCACGGTAGCAAAGGGTAAATTTCGCCACGAAAACTATATCCGCAATCTACCGCCTTATATCGTAGATGAGCCGCCTACGCTTCTTGGTGAGGACACCGCACTAAATCCGAGCGAAGCCGTTCTTGCCGCGCTTGGAAGCTGCGTAGCCGTAGGAATTCATGCAAATGCTGTAGATCAAGATATAGTGATAGCAAATCTTGAGGTTTTGGTTGAGGGCGATCTAAACATCACTGCCGTTTGGGGTACGGGCGATCTTAGCGATAAACCGCTTGGAATGACCGACGTAAGGCTGAAAATAAATCTTAGCACAAACAAAGACGAAGCTACAAACAAAGCTTTAATAGATAAGGCGATTAAATACTCGCCTGTGGTAAATACGCTTTTGCGTAATGTAAATGTTAAAGTTGATTAA
- a CDS encoding low molecular weight protein-tyrosine-phosphatase encodes MIKVLFVCHGNICRSTMAESLFTHIVTKLGLASKFEIASAGTSSEEIGNPVHHGTQSKLKEKGVAVVSHRAVQMKKSDIDYYDHIIAMDTANIRNIERIAGYKSEKVAKLLSFAGSSDDVADPWYTEDFETTFKDIKMGLEGFLSTLKF; translated from the coding sequence ATGATAAAGGTTTTGTTCGTATGTCACGGAAACATCTGCAGAAGCACGATGGCGGAGTCTTTATTTACGCACATAGTTACGAAGCTCGGTTTAGCGAGCAAATTTGAAATAGCTTCGGCAGGCACAAGCAGCGAAGAGATAGGCAATCCCGTTCATCACGGCACACAATCTAAATTAAAAGAAAAAGGCGTAGCGGTAGTATCACACAGAGCCGTTCAGATGAAAAAGAGCGATATAGACTACTACGACCACATAATCGCAATGGACACGGCAAACATCAGAAATATCGAGCGTATCGCAGGGTATAAAAGCGAAAAAGTTGCAAAGCTGCTTTCGTTTGCAGGCTCTAGCGATGATGTCGCCGATCCTTGGTACACAGAGGATTTTGAAACCACATTTAAAGATATCAAAATGGGACTTGAGGGATTTTTATCTACTTTAAAATTTTAG
- a CDS encoding ABC-F family ATP-binding cassette domain-containing protein yields MVEIKNLVMRFNAQLLFEDVNLKLNRQNRYGLIGANGAGKSTFLKILSGELEANSGDIVIENGLRVGTLGQDQFAFENFTIKDAVLYGNKRLYDAVKEKEKLYMSKEFTDEINERLGVLEMITAEEDPSYEYETRIEKILSSLGFSDFDKLMSEVENSDKFKVLLAQVLFPKPDILFLDEPTNNLDIESIKWLENELNRHEGTMVVISHDRHFINAVCTHILDVDFKKIREFTGNYDDWYIASTLVAKQHEMERDKKLKEKEELEKFIARFSANASKARQATSRQKQLSKLDIEEIKVSSRRDPSILFRTKRDIGNEILEVRNISKKFDKTLFENFSFKLEKNDKVAIIGANGVGKSTLAKIIIGEVKPDSGDIHIGATIEPSYFAQDTTNKISGELKLYEWLQDEKNKDLDEIRKCLGRMLFSGAEQEKSVSSLSGGEKHRLMLSKIMLDRGNLLILDEPNNHLDLEAIIALGEALYKFNGNVICISHDRELIDAFANRIIHLKGDGEIVDFKGTFEEYMQQLEAGV; encoded by the coding sequence ATGGTTGAGATTAAAAATTTAGTTATGAGATTTAATGCGCAACTTCTATTTGAAGATGTAAATTTAAAGCTAAATCGCCAAAATAGATACGGGCTCATCGGCGCAAATGGCGCGGGCAAATCAACGTTCTTAAAAATTTTATCAGGCGAGCTTGAAGCAAATTCAGGCGATATCGTCATAGAAAACGGACTTAGAGTAGGCACGCTCGGGCAAGATCAGTTCGCGTTTGAAAATTTCACCATTAAAGACGCCGTTTTATACGGCAACAAGCGCCTTTATGACGCGGTTAAAGAGAAAGAAAAGCTTTACATGAGCAAGGAATTTACCGACGAGATAAACGAGCGTTTGGGCGTTTTGGAGATGATAACGGCTGAAGAAGATCCAAGCTACGAGTATGAAACAAGGATAGAAAAAATCCTAAGCTCGCTTGGTTTTAGCGACTTTGATAAGCTTATGAGCGAAGTTGAAAATTCGGACAAATTTAAGGTACTTTTAGCTCAAGTGCTCTTTCCAAAGCCTGATATTTTATTTTTAGACGAGCCGACCAACAACCTTGATATCGAAAGTATCAAGTGGCTTGAAAACGAACTAAACCGCCATGAAGGTACGATGGTTGTAATCAGCCACGACCGCCACTTTATCAACGCTGTCTGCACACATATCTTGGATGTGGATTTTAAGAAAATTCGAGAATTTACAGGCAACTACGACGACTGGTATATCGCCTCAACTCTCGTTGCAAAGCAGCATGAGATGGAGCGCGATAAGAAACTTAAAGAAAAAGAGGAGCTTGAGAAATTTATCGCTAGATTTAGCGCAAACGCAAGTAAAGCGCGCCAAGCTACAAGCCGTCAAAAGCAGTTAAGCAAGCTTGATATCGAAGAGATAAAAGTCTCAAGCAGACGCGATCCGAGCATACTCTTTCGCACCAAGCGCGATATCGGAAACGAAATTTTAGAAGTTCGCAATATAAGCAAGAAATTTGACAAAACGCTTTTTGAAAATTTTAGCTTCAAGCTCGAAAAGAACGACAAAGTAGCCATCATCGGCGCAAACGGCGTAGGCAAAAGCACCCTAGCTAAAATCATCATAGGAGAGGTTAAGCCCGATAGCGGCGATATCCACATAGGCGCAACCATCGAGCCAAGCTACTTCGCGCAAGATACGACAAATAAAATTTCAGGCGAACTTAAGCTATACGAGTGGCTACAAGATGAGAAAAACAAAGACCTAGATGAGATCAGAAAGTGCCTTGGCAGAATGCTCTTTAGCGGTGCCGAGCAAGAAAAATCAGTAAGCTCGTTAAGCGGAGGCGAAAAGCACCGCCTAATGCTTAGTAAGATCATGCTTGACCGCGGAAATTTGCTGATCTTGGATGAACCAAACAACCACCTTGACCTTGAGGCTATCATCGCTCTTGGCGAGGCTCTTTATAAATTTAACGGCAACGTAATCTGCATAAGCCACGATAGGGAGCTCATTGATGCGTTTGCAAACCGCATTATCCACCTTAAAGGAGATGGCGAGATAGTGGATTTTAAAGGCACATTTGAAGAGTATATGCAGCAGCTTGAGGCTGGAGTTTAA
- a CDS encoding GGDEF domain-containing protein encodes MTTKYNISNIQYRAGKNGQNQVYNFLLLLFVFINIIICIFLIIQNIDFKIITVYLITALITFGFYYQRRSSKEVVIYWVHGAVVFHAVFGILLFGWGYGIENIFIWAIGANYFMILKRNFFSFAIMMFEATLYLILYLYRDSLGMQLLDEKFKEGCYIFLFLCIFTSFLKRTMALGSMHVQNFEDIKMKSDKAKEISEHDYLTGLKNRLIVEDHIKDMLKIYSNQGKTYGGKKEILIALADIDNFKNINDTFGHTQGDEVLKATAGALSENFRADEDVVSRWGGEEFLIAAFISNKCDAEKILNRILRKVNMIKTPDDKGVGVTFGAIILSDDVGSDVDIKQIIKSADELLYEGKKEGKNRVKIKKWAQE; translated from the coding sequence ATGACGACAAAGTATAATATATCAAATATTCAATATAGGGCCGGTAAAAACGGACAAAACCAAGTATATAATTTCTTGTTGCTACTTTTTGTATTTATAAATATCATAATTTGTATATTTTTAATAATTCAAAATATAGACTTTAAAATTATTACCGTATACCTTATCACCGCTTTAATTACTTTCGGATTTTACTATCAAAGAAGATCTTCAAAAGAGGTTGTAATATACTGGGTGCATGGAGCTGTAGTCTTTCACGCCGTATTTGGGATTTTGTTATTTGGTTGGGGATACGGTATAGAAAATATTTTTATTTGGGCTATAGGCGCTAATTATTTTATGATCTTAAAGAGGAATTTTTTCTCTTTTGCCATTATGATGTTTGAAGCTACTCTTTATTTGATACTTTATCTTTATAGAGATAGTTTGGGTATGCAGCTACTTGATGAGAAATTTAAAGAAGGCTGTTATATATTTTTATTTCTTTGTATATTTACTTCGTTTTTAAAAAGAACTATGGCTCTTGGCTCTATGCATGTTCAAAATTTTGAAGATATTAAGATGAAAAGCGATAAAGCTAAGGAGATATCCGAGCATGACTATCTGACGGGACTCAAAAATCGCTTGATAGTAGAGGATCATATAAAGGATATGTTGAAAATTTATTCAAATCAGGGTAAAACTTATGGCGGCAAAAAAGAGATACTCATAGCGCTTGCGGATATAGATAACTTCAAAAACATAAACGATACTTTTGGACATACTCAAGGCGATGAAGTGCTCAAAGCTACCGCTGGAGCACTTAGTGAAAATTTTAGAGCCGATGAAGATGTAGTTTCTAGATGGGGTGGAGAGGAATTTTTAATAGCCGCTTTTATCTCAAACAAATGCGATGCGGAGAAAATTTTAAATAGAATTTTACGTAAGGTAAACATGATAAAGACTCCTGACGATAAGGGTGTCGGAGTAACTTTTGGCGCTATTATTTTAAGTGACGATGTTGGATCTGATGTGGACATTAAGCAGATTATAAAGAGTGCCGATGAGCTTTTATATGAAGGCAAAAAAGAGGGGAAAAACCGGGTTAAGATTAAGAAATGGGCACAAGAAT